Proteins co-encoded in one Arthrobacter globiformis genomic window:
- a CDS encoding NAD(P)-dependent alcohol dehydrogenase translates to MPTLAKAFVATSPAAPLEPGTIERREPGEFEVQIAIKFTGICHSDIHTARGDWASVTYPVVVGHEIAGVVEAVGAKVTRHAVGDRVGVGCFVDSCRVCVNCRAGEEQHCLAGSTSTYNSVGRDGLPTAGGYSTSIVVDENYVLRIPDGISLEAAAPLLCAGITMYSPLRNWNAGPGKRVAIIGMGGLGHMGVKMAAAMGAGVTVLSQSLKKQEDALRLGAERYYATSDPATFESLAGHFDLIINTVSADIDVDQYLSLLALDGTMVLVGLPAKPLSQRAWSLVAFRRNLAGSKMGGIRQTQEMLNFCAARGIGAEVEVIPATKINDAFDRVVARDVGYRFVIDAGTF, encoded by the coding sequence ATGCCCACCCTTGCCAAAGCCTTTGTCGCGACTTCGCCTGCCGCCCCTTTGGAACCCGGCACCATCGAACGGCGTGAGCCCGGTGAGTTCGAGGTACAAATTGCCATTAAATTCACTGGGATCTGTCACTCCGATATCCACACTGCGCGTGGTGATTGGGCGAGCGTGACATACCCGGTAGTGGTTGGCCATGAGATCGCCGGCGTCGTCGAGGCGGTTGGAGCCAAGGTGACGCGCCATGCGGTGGGGGACCGCGTCGGCGTGGGCTGCTTTGTGGATTCCTGCCGGGTCTGCGTCAACTGCCGTGCCGGCGAAGAACAGCACTGCCTCGCAGGATCCACCAGCACGTACAACTCTGTGGGCCGGGACGGCCTGCCGACTGCAGGGGGCTACAGCACGAGCATCGTCGTGGATGAGAACTACGTGCTGCGGATTCCTGACGGCATTTCGCTTGAAGCGGCCGCCCCTCTGCTGTGCGCCGGCATCACCATGTACTCGCCGCTGCGGAACTGGAATGCCGGGCCCGGGAAACGTGTGGCGATCATCGGCATGGGCGGCCTGGGCCACATGGGGGTCAAGATGGCGGCCGCCATGGGCGCTGGAGTCACGGTACTGAGCCAGTCTCTCAAGAAGCAGGAGGACGCGCTCCGCCTGGGGGCGGAACGCTACTATGCCACGTCGGACCCCGCCACGTTCGAATCCCTGGCGGGCCACTTTGACCTGATTATCAACACGGTCTCGGCCGATATCGACGTCGACCAGTACCTTTCGCTGCTTGCTTTGGACGGCACGATGGTTCTCGTGGGGCTGCCCGCGAAGCCGCTGTCCCAACGCGCCTGGTCCCTCGTGGCATTCCGGCGGAATCTCGCCGGATCCAAAATGGGCGGTATACGGCAGACGCAGGAAATGCTGAACTTCTGCGCAGCCCGCGGCATCGGGGCTGAAGTCGAGGTCATTCCTGCGACCAAAATCAACGACGCCTTCGACCGGGTTGTCGCCCGCGACGTCGGGTACCGCTTTGTGATCGACGCAGGCACGTTCTAG
- a CDS encoding GNAT family N-acetyltransferase, which translates to MIREARAKDLPKMRDIEVAAGEAFRTIGMGAIADEAPPSLEALAVYQQNARAWVATDSGDEAVAYILVDVVGPFAHIEQVTVHPLYARQAIGRRLIDEAALWAAARGLKGMTLTTFERVPWNAPYYARLGFQPVPEYQWSDGLRQIVQSERSQGLDAWPRVIMKMDLPGE; encoded by the coding sequence ATGATCAGGGAAGCAAGAGCAAAAGACCTCCCGAAGATGCGCGACATTGAAGTCGCAGCGGGCGAGGCATTCCGAACCATCGGTATGGGAGCCATCGCCGATGAAGCGCCACCCAGCCTGGAGGCCCTGGCTGTCTATCAGCAGAACGCCAGAGCATGGGTCGCCACCGATTCCGGTGACGAGGCGGTGGCCTACATATTGGTTGACGTGGTCGGGCCGTTTGCCCATATCGAGCAGGTAACCGTCCACCCGCTCTATGCGCGGCAGGCTATTGGCCGAAGACTTATCGACGAAGCCGCTCTCTGGGCGGCGGCTCGCGGGCTCAAAGGGATGACCCTGACGACCTTCGAAAGAGTTCCTTGGAACGCTCCCTACTACGCCCGCTTGGGATTCCAGCCGGTGCCTGAATACCAGTGGTCGGATGGTCTGCGCCAGATCGTGCAGTCCGAACGCTCTCAAGGTTTGGATGCATGGCCACGAGTCATCATGAAAATGGACCTCCCAGGAGAGTAG
- a CDS encoding MGH1-like glycoside hydrolase domain-containing protein, which translates to MTRRRSILADRLSEEIILRSDLSRDVTAVIEMAVGSDFSPLESVKAGGRAHPVPPELHGGVWRAAVEGVGSMISAPGAVAEQNNSQLRLRWKLNIPARGTARAGWEVQAADTLAPFVAAAQPTQAALRVQGDDRRLTALAERALGDLQGLRMSAVSSPQDVFLAAGAPWFFTLFGRDSLIAARMLLPIDPLLAAGTLRTLAARQGRKYDPATAEQPGKILHEVRRGELRMPADASNGELRLPPVYYGTVDATLLWIALLHDAWQWGMPEEEVKDLMSNLEAALLWLRDWADPDSDGFLEYIDETGYGLANQGWKDSADSIRWNDGSLATGPIALAEVQGYAYQAATNAADLFEAFGLPGAEEWRDYAADLAERFRNAFWCRDGLGAYPAIALDVEKRPVDGVASNMGHLLGTLILNEEESELVARRIMHPTMFSGYGVRTLNTGNGAYWPLRYHSGSVWAHDTAMTLDGLTKAGYSDEAALLAAGVMDAAEIFDYRLPELFSGHNLAQGAPQPYPASCRPQAWAAASAVPLMLATLGLTAQGPGLLPAVAPVVPTPFGACTFEGLKAGGLTFTVDVDRHGTATVMPPRKGR; encoded by the coding sequence CTGACCCGCCGCCGGAGCATCCTCGCCGATCGGCTCAGTGAGGAAATCATCCTGCGCTCGGACCTGAGCCGGGACGTCACCGCTGTGATTGAGATGGCGGTCGGATCCGACTTTTCGCCGCTGGAGTCAGTCAAAGCCGGCGGCCGGGCCCACCCTGTCCCACCCGAACTGCACGGCGGGGTGTGGCGGGCGGCGGTGGAAGGCGTCGGTTCCATGATCAGCGCGCCGGGGGCCGTCGCTGAGCAGAACAACAGTCAGCTTCGCCTCAGGTGGAAATTGAACATTCCGGCCCGGGGTACCGCCCGTGCTGGTTGGGAGGTGCAGGCTGCGGACACTCTTGCCCCATTCGTTGCCGCAGCCCAACCCACGCAGGCAGCCTTGCGCGTCCAGGGCGATGACCGGCGCCTGACGGCGTTGGCAGAAAGGGCGTTGGGGGACCTCCAGGGGCTACGTATGTCGGCCGTTTCCTCGCCACAGGATGTTTTCCTCGCGGCCGGGGCTCCCTGGTTTTTCACTCTTTTCGGGCGGGACTCGCTGATCGCCGCGCGGATGCTTCTTCCGATCGACCCGTTACTGGCGGCCGGGACGCTGCGCACTCTCGCAGCCCGCCAGGGCAGAAAGTACGACCCCGCGACGGCTGAACAACCGGGGAAGATCCTTCATGAAGTGCGCCGCGGTGAGCTTCGGATGCCCGCGGACGCCAGCAACGGAGAACTCCGGCTGCCGCCCGTGTATTACGGAACCGTGGACGCCACGTTGCTCTGGATTGCCCTTCTCCACGATGCCTGGCAATGGGGCATGCCCGAGGAGGAAGTCAAGGATTTGATGAGCAACCTGGAAGCAGCATTACTGTGGCTGCGCGACTGGGCAGACCCCGACAGTGACGGCTTCCTTGAGTACATCGACGAGACAGGATACGGGCTGGCGAATCAAGGCTGGAAAGACTCCGCAGACTCCATCCGCTGGAACGACGGTTCGCTGGCCACAGGACCCATTGCACTGGCAGAGGTCCAGGGATATGCCTACCAGGCCGCGACCAACGCGGCCGACCTGTTCGAGGCCTTTGGGCTCCCTGGCGCGGAGGAATGGCGGGACTATGCCGCGGACCTGGCCGAGAGATTCCGCAACGCGTTTTGGTGCCGGGACGGACTCGGGGCTTACCCGGCGATAGCACTGGACGTGGAGAAGCGCCCAGTGGACGGAGTCGCAAGCAACATGGGCCACCTGCTGGGCACCTTGATCCTGAATGAGGAGGAAAGCGAGCTGGTGGCCCGGAGGATCATGCACCCCACGATGTTTTCCGGTTACGGCGTCCGTACCTTGAATACCGGCAACGGGGCCTATTGGCCCCTGCGCTACCACTCGGGTTCCGTGTGGGCCCATGACACAGCCATGACGCTGGACGGCCTCACAAAAGCCGGCTATAGCGACGAAGCAGCCCTCTTGGCCGCCGGCGTGATGGACGCGGCGGAAATCTTCGACTACCGGCTACCTGAACTGTTCTCAGGTCACAACTTAGCCCAGGGCGCACCGCAGCCCTACCCGGCATCATGCCGCCCTCAAGCCTGGGCAGCTGCATCGGCCGTTCCCCTGATGCTGGCAACACTCGGGCTTACCGCGCAGGGACCCGGCCTGCTGCCCGCAGTGGCTCCGGTTGTCCCGACGCCTTTCGGCGCGTGCACGTTCGAAGGGCTAAAGGCCGGAGGCCTGACCTTCACGGTGGACGTGGACCGGCATGGCACCGCCACCGTCATGCCCCCGAGAAAGGGACGGTGA
- a CDS encoding carbohydrate ABC transporter permease: MTTAQQAARRTANGRVPSKERRQASAPADAALLLIGACFLLPLLWLVFASLDTNAGYQTQLPATASLTNFAAVLTPELLLRPLWNSLLLSGGTATVTLAAAVLAAYPLSRFQSRFNKPFLYSILCGTCLPITAIMVPVYGLFVQLRLLDSMPSTVLFMAATALPMAIWMTKNFMDTVPVSLEEAAWMDGASGLTALRSVVLPLMRQGLGVVFIFVFIQTWGNFFVPFILLLSPSKQPASVSIFSFFGQHGAIAYGQLAAFSILYSVPVLFLYVLVARGAGGSFAVSGALKG, encoded by the coding sequence ATGACGACGGCGCAACAGGCGGCCCGGCGGACCGCTAACGGGAGGGTACCCTCGAAGGAGCGCCGCCAGGCCAGTGCTCCGGCAGATGCCGCGCTGCTACTAATCGGCGCCTGCTTTCTGCTGCCTTTACTGTGGTTGGTATTCGCTTCGTTGGATACCAACGCCGGTTACCAGACACAGCTGCCCGCCACCGCCTCGCTCACCAACTTTGCGGCCGTCCTCACGCCGGAGTTGCTGCTCAGGCCGCTCTGGAACAGCCTGCTACTCTCCGGCGGGACGGCAACGGTGACCCTGGCCGCTGCCGTGCTGGCCGCCTACCCGCTTTCCCGGTTCCAGTCCAGGTTCAATAAGCCGTTCCTGTATTCGATCCTGTGCGGAACCTGCCTGCCCATCACCGCGATCATGGTTCCGGTCTACGGCCTGTTTGTCCAGTTGCGGCTGCTGGACTCCATGCCGTCAACCGTTCTCTTTATGGCGGCAACGGCGCTGCCAATGGCCATCTGGATGACCAAGAACTTCATGGACACGGTGCCCGTCTCGCTGGAGGAAGCCGCCTGGATGGATGGTGCCTCCGGGCTGACTGCCCTGCGCTCCGTGGTGCTGCCCCTAATGCGCCAGGGCCTGGGCGTGGTATTCATCTTCGTTTTCATCCAGACCTGGGGCAACTTCTTCGTGCCCTTCATACTCCTGCTGTCCCCGTCGAAACAGCCTGCGTCCGTCTCGATCTTCAGCTTCTTCGGCCAGCATGGAGCCATCGCCTACGGCCAGCTGGCCGCATTCTCCATCCTTTATTCGGTTCCGGTCCTGTTCCTGTACGTTCTAGTGGCGCGCGGGGCCGGCGGATCGTTCGCAGTGTCCGGGGCGCTCAAGGGCTAA
- a CDS encoding carbohydrate ABC transporter permease has translation MSARKSVRQQLRLLPVVPSVLLLLFFLAAPVLWSFHASFTNAALTGRNARNPAWTGVDNYARLLTDSAFPASVVLTVVFVVASAILGQNLLGLLIAGLMTRARKPVSAVVGTAVVAAWVLPEIVAAFAAYAYFSKDGTLNQLLAGAGWAGADWLYAFPMVAVVLANIWRGTAFSMLVYRAALADVPQDIAEAALMDGASGGQRLVFITLPLIRSSIATNLMLVTLQTLAVFTLIWVMTTGGPSNASTTLPVLAYQEAFKFGDIGYGTAIASVLIVLGLVFGIAYVRLLKGDNR, from the coding sequence ATGAGTGCACGCAAGTCCGTCCGGCAGCAGCTCCGGCTGCTCCCGGTCGTGCCGTCCGTCCTGCTCCTCCTCTTTTTCCTCGCGGCGCCCGTTCTGTGGTCCTTCCACGCGTCCTTCACGAATGCGGCCCTTACCGGCCGGAACGCCAGGAATCCGGCCTGGACCGGCGTCGACAACTACGCGCGGCTGCTGACCGACTCGGCGTTCCCGGCCTCAGTTGTCCTGACGGTCGTTTTCGTGGTGGCGTCCGCCATCCTGGGCCAGAACCTGCTGGGACTGCTGATTGCCGGACTGATGACGCGTGCCCGGAAGCCCGTGTCCGCCGTCGTGGGTACCGCCGTGGTGGCGGCCTGGGTGCTTCCCGAGATTGTTGCCGCGTTCGCCGCTTACGCCTATTTCAGCAAGGACGGGACGCTCAATCAGCTGCTGGCGGGTGCGGGCTGGGCCGGTGCCGACTGGCTGTACGCGTTCCCCATGGTGGCTGTGGTGCTCGCCAACATCTGGCGCGGTACCGCCTTCTCTATGCTGGTGTACCGGGCGGCCCTCGCCGACGTGCCGCAGGACATCGCCGAAGCCGCCCTCATGGACGGCGCATCCGGCGGGCAGCGGCTGGTGTTCATTACGCTGCCATTGATCCGGTCCAGCATTGCCACCAACCTGATGCTCGTGACCCTCCAGACCCTGGCGGTCTTCACCCTGATCTGGGTGATGACAACCGGCGGACCATCCAATGCCAGCACCACTTTGCCGGTCCTTGCCTATCAGGAGGCCTTCAAGTTCGGCGACATCGGCTACGGCACCGCCATCGCCTCCGTGCTCATTGTCCTGGGCTTGGTGTTCGGGATTGCTTACGTCCGGCTGCTCAAGGGGGACAATCGATGA
- a CDS encoding S1C family serine protease → MTVFTDGGLGSGVVYSNDGLILTNEHVVRGNSSVEVGFADGRRVAGTVRATDAISDLALVEAKRTGLPAAKFQPALPRIGELSVVIGSPLGFENTATAGIISGLHRQIPGSASSSQSLVDLIQTDAAISPGNSGGAVVNSRGEVVGISEAYIPPQSGAVALGFAIPAATAVKVADQLRADGTAEHSFIGLGLGEITRQIAEELGLPDTRGALALTVQEGGPADKAGIRPGDVLTRLDGDELASPEDLLAALRSKNPGQTVTVEFRRGTTQQEVKVPLAARPAS, encoded by the coding sequence GTGACTGTCTTCACCGACGGCGGGCTGGGAAGCGGCGTGGTGTATTCGAACGACGGGCTGATCCTCACGAACGAGCACGTGGTGCGCGGAAACAGCAGTGTGGAGGTGGGCTTCGCCGATGGCCGCCGCGTAGCCGGAACGGTACGGGCAACGGACGCAATCTCGGACCTTGCCTTGGTGGAGGCAAAGCGGACAGGCCTCCCTGCCGCCAAATTCCAGCCTGCCCTGCCCCGGATCGGTGAACTGTCCGTGGTCATCGGGTCGCCGCTCGGATTTGAGAACACGGCGACGGCGGGCATCATCTCGGGCCTGCACCGGCAGATCCCAGGGTCCGCGTCCAGCAGCCAGTCCCTCGTAGACCTCATCCAAACCGATGCCGCGATCAGCCCCGGCAACTCCGGCGGCGCCGTCGTGAACAGCAGGGGCGAGGTGGTCGGGATCAGCGAGGCCTACATACCCCCGCAGTCCGGTGCCGTGGCACTCGGCTTCGCCATCCCGGCCGCCACAGCGGTGAAGGTAGCAGACCAGCTCCGTGCGGACGGGACCGCCGAGCACTCCTTCATTGGCTTGGGACTGGGCGAGATCACTCGACAGATCGCCGAAGAACTGGGGCTGCCGGACACCCGCGGGGCGCTGGCACTCACGGTCCAGGAAGGCGGGCCCGCAGACAAGGCCGGTATCCGGCCCGGTGACGTCCTCACTAGGCTTGACGGCGACGAGCTCGCATCCCCCGAGGACCTGCTCGCCGCGCTGAGAAGCAAGAACCCCGGCCAGACCGTCACAGTCGAATTCCGCCGAGGAACGACCCAACAGGAGGTCAAAGTTCCGCTGGCTGCACGCCCTGCCTCATAA
- a CDS encoding tartrate dehydrogenase, with protein MSTHKIAVIPGDGIGNEVVPAAVDCLERIAELHSLDLEFTYFDWGSEYYARHGRMMAEDGLEQLAKHHAIFLGAVGSPDVPDTESLWGLLIPIRREFQQYINLRPVKTLDGVASPLAAKHPIDLLIVRENNEGEYSEVGGRMYRGQPEESAMQTTVFTRLGVLRAAHYAARLAASRRGHLTSATKSNGIVHTMPFWDEVVGETVREYPDVTLTSELVDALAAHLVLKPWTLDVIVASNLFGDILSDLGSAATGSIGLAPSANLNPEGDFPSLFEPVHGSAPDIAGKGLANPVGQIWSGAMMLEHLGHPEAAAHLQAAFESALRNGFGTRDVGGTSSTSEFTAAVVAAIDALAAVYADSAAATPTG; from the coding sequence ATGAGCACCCACAAGATCGCTGTCATCCCCGGCGACGGCATCGGGAACGAAGTCGTCCCTGCTGCTGTCGACTGCCTTGAGCGCATTGCGGAACTTCATTCCCTGGATCTGGAGTTCACGTACTTCGACTGGGGATCCGAATACTACGCCCGGCACGGCCGGATGATGGCCGAGGACGGGCTGGAGCAGCTCGCCAAGCACCACGCTATTTTCCTGGGCGCGGTGGGTTCGCCGGACGTTCCGGACACTGAATCGCTGTGGGGGCTGCTGATCCCGATCCGGCGCGAGTTCCAGCAGTACATCAACCTGCGTCCCGTGAAAACGCTCGACGGCGTTGCGTCACCGCTTGCGGCCAAGCATCCGATCGACCTCCTCATCGTGCGGGAGAACAACGAAGGGGAATATTCGGAGGTCGGCGGCCGCATGTACCGTGGGCAGCCTGAGGAAAGTGCCATGCAGACCACCGTCTTCACCCGGCTGGGCGTGCTGCGGGCAGCGCACTATGCGGCACGGCTGGCTGCCTCCAGGCGCGGACACCTTACCTCCGCCACCAAGAGCAACGGCATCGTGCACACCATGCCGTTTTGGGACGAGGTCGTTGGTGAAACGGTTCGCGAGTACCCGGACGTGACGCTCACCAGCGAACTGGTGGACGCTTTGGCGGCGCACTTGGTCCTGAAGCCCTGGACGCTGGATGTCATCGTGGCGTCCAACCTGTTCGGCGACATCCTCTCGGACCTGGGCAGTGCAGCGACCGGCTCCATCGGCCTGGCGCCCAGCGCCAACCTGAACCCCGAGGGCGACTTCCCGTCCCTCTTCGAGCCGGTTCATGGTTCGGCTCCGGATATTGCCGGGAAGGGCCTGGCAAACCCGGTGGGGCAGATCTGGTCGGGGGCGATGATGCTGGAGCACCTCGGCCATCCCGAGGCCGCCGCCCACCTGCAGGCCGCGTTCGAATCGGCGCTGCGCAACGGCTTCGGCACCCGGGATGTTGGGGGAACCTCGTCGACGTCGGAGTTCACGGCTGCGGTGGTGGCCGCCATTGATGCGCTTGCCGCAGTCTACGCGGATAGCGCGGCCGCAACGCCAACGGGATGA
- a CDS encoding D-2-hydroxyacid dehydrogenase produces MTAPERRRPVVAALYREALPPRLAEVEELAEVRLTKADGFAEALDGADVLYQWHSFSPALRENWGAASSLQWVHVTAAGVSQLMFDELIASGVTYTNSRGVLSRAIAEFALGFVLDMAKDARGSFRLQQQQRWQHRVTRKIHGQRALVVGTGSIGREIARLFCAVGMDVDGAGRTGRPGDADFGRIHSSAGLAGIVHGYDVVVLAAPLTAETSGLVTADVLAAMKQSAYVINVGRGPLVDTGALTEALASGAIAGAALDVVHPEPLPEGHALWAMENVIITPHMSGDTDDYLDDLGKLFVDNLKRYCTGEPLENVVDKALGFVPTPAPSLAN; encoded by the coding sequence ATGACCGCCCCGGAACGCAGGCGTCCCGTCGTCGCGGCCCTTTACCGGGAGGCGCTGCCGCCCCGCCTGGCGGAGGTCGAGGAGCTCGCGGAGGTTCGGCTGACCAAGGCCGACGGTTTTGCAGAGGCTTTGGACGGCGCCGACGTCCTGTATCAGTGGCACTCGTTCTCCCCGGCTTTGCGGGAGAACTGGGGCGCCGCCTCCTCCCTGCAATGGGTCCATGTCACGGCGGCGGGAGTGAGCCAGCTGATGTTTGATGAGCTGATCGCAAGTGGCGTTACCTACACGAACTCCCGTGGCGTGCTTAGCCGGGCGATCGCGGAGTTCGCACTGGGTTTTGTGCTGGACATGGCCAAGGATGCCCGGGGTTCGTTCCGGCTGCAGCAGCAGCAACGATGGCAGCACCGGGTCACCCGCAAGATCCACGGCCAGCGCGCTTTGGTGGTAGGCACCGGGTCCATCGGCCGGGAGATCGCCCGGCTCTTCTGCGCCGTCGGCATGGACGTCGACGGCGCGGGCCGGACCGGCCGTCCCGGGGACGCGGACTTCGGACGCATCCACTCCTCGGCCGGCCTCGCCGGAATCGTCCACGGCTACGACGTTGTGGTGCTTGCAGCACCGCTGACTGCTGAGACCAGTGGTTTGGTTACCGCAGACGTCCTTGCGGCCATGAAGCAGTCCGCGTATGTGATCAACGTAGGCCGCGGGCCCCTGGTGGATACCGGGGCACTGACCGAAGCGCTGGCCTCGGGAGCGATTGCGGGGGCCGCCCTTGATGTGGTGCACCCCGAGCCGCTGCCCGAAGGCCACGCCCTGTGGGCTATGGAGAACGTCATCATCACGCCCCACATGAGCGGTGACACGGACGACTATCTCGATGACCTCGGCAAGCTGTTCGTGGACAACCTGAAACGGTACTGCACCGGCGAGCCACTGGAAAACGTCGTGGACAAGGCCCTCGGGTTCGTCCCGACTCCTGCGCCCTCCCTAGCCAACTAA
- the aspA gene encoding aspartate ammonia-lyase, with protein sequence MFKRALTEQSAQGQDVTDKSTLLEAPDSRTETDFMGPREIPAAAYWGIQTLRAVENFPITGTTISAYPGLVRALAQIKHAAVLANFDLGLIDGAKKDAIVQACREIEQGRLLDQFVVDVIQGGAGTSTNMNANEVIANHALEHAGLARGEYSVIHPNGDVNMGQSTNDVYPTAIKIATIQGAHELLAAMAHLREALARKAVEFDDVVKVGRTQLQDAVPMTLGQEFGTYAVMVDEDERRVREALVHLHEINLGATAIGTGINTHPRYAAKACAHLRRITGLPLVTAGNLVEATQDCGVFVLFSGMLKRVAVKLSKICNDLRLLSSGPRAGFAEINLPPRQAGSSIMPGKVNPVIPEVVNQVAFEVIGNDLTITMAAEAGQLQLNAFEPIIARSMFASLTHLTAACRTLADHCIDGITANKEYLRSQVEASIGVVTVLNPLIGYDAATSIARQAVSTGRSVTSLVLERGLLTADELEKILRPEHLANPQARTGSVPTSS encoded by the coding sequence ATGTTCAAAAGGGCGCTTACGGAGCAGTCGGCACAAGGACAAGACGTGACAGACAAATCGACCCTGTTGGAAGCGCCGGATAGCAGAACCGAGACCGACTTCATGGGCCCCCGGGAGATCCCTGCGGCCGCCTACTGGGGCATCCAGACCCTGCGCGCAGTGGAGAACTTCCCGATCACGGGCACAACAATCTCGGCCTATCCGGGACTCGTCAGGGCGCTGGCCCAGATCAAGCATGCGGCCGTGTTGGCCAACTTCGATCTGGGACTGATTGATGGGGCCAAAAAGGACGCCATCGTGCAGGCATGCCGGGAAATTGAACAGGGCCGGCTCCTGGATCAGTTTGTGGTTGATGTCATCCAGGGCGGTGCCGGTACCTCAACGAACATGAATGCCAACGAGGTTATCGCGAACCATGCGCTGGAGCATGCAGGCCTCGCCAGGGGCGAGTACTCCGTGATCCACCCAAATGGGGATGTGAACATGGGGCAGTCAACCAACGACGTGTATCCGACGGCGATCAAAATCGCCACGATCCAGGGTGCCCACGAACTGTTGGCGGCAATGGCGCATCTCCGCGAAGCACTCGCGCGCAAAGCAGTGGAGTTCGACGATGTGGTGAAGGTCGGCCGCACCCAGCTGCAGGACGCCGTGCCGATGACCCTTGGCCAGGAGTTCGGCACGTATGCGGTGATGGTTGACGAGGACGAGCGGCGGGTCCGCGAGGCCTTGGTTCACCTGCACGAGATCAACCTCGGCGCGACCGCGATCGGTACCGGCATTAATACCCACCCGCGTTATGCCGCCAAGGCCTGCGCACACCTGCGGCGCATCACCGGGCTGCCGCTTGTAACTGCCGGCAACCTCGTCGAAGCAACGCAGGACTGTGGTGTTTTCGTGCTGTTCTCCGGGATGCTCAAACGGGTCGCGGTAAAGCTGTCGAAGATCTGTAACGACCTGCGGCTGCTGTCCTCTGGGCCCCGGGCAGGCTTCGCTGAGATCAACCTTCCCCCGCGGCAGGCGGGCTCGAGCATCATGCCCGGGAAAGTCAACCCGGTCATTCCTGAAGTGGTGAACCAGGTGGCATTCGAGGTGATCGGGAACGACCTGACCATCACCATGGCCGCCGAAGCCGGCCAGCTGCAGCTCAATGCGTTTGAGCCGATCATCGCCCGTTCCATGTTTGCCAGCCTCACCCACCTCACCGCGGCATGCCGAACCCTGGCGGACCACTGCATCGACGGGATCACCGCGAACAAGGAATATCTCCGCTCCCAGGTCGAAGCGAGCATCGGTGTCGTCACCGTCCTCAACCCGCTCATCGGCTACGACGCGGCCACCTCCATTGCCCGGCAGGCGGTCTCAACGGGCCGCAGCGTCACTTCCCTTGTCCTGGAACGCGGGCTGCTCACGGCGGACGAACTCGAGAAGATTCTCCGCCCCGAGCACCTGGCAAACCCTCAAGCCCGCACCGGGTCCGTCCCCACAAGCAGTTAA
- a CDS encoding NADPH-dependent FMN reductase, whose protein sequence is MVKIAVVVGSTRPGRRSKQVADWVLARATARGGAEFELLDLADYELPLLDEPMPPSLGNYQHEHTKVWAATIARFDGFIFVTAEYNHSVPGVLKNALDYLYEEWNNKAAGFVSYGSAGGVRAAENLRLIAGELQIADVRAQVALPFATDFENFTTFTPSNAAEEALEPLLQQLIAWATALKTLRA, encoded by the coding sequence GTGGTGAAGATCGCTGTGGTGGTTGGCAGCACCCGGCCCGGCCGGCGGAGCAAGCAGGTGGCAGACTGGGTGCTGGCCAGGGCAACCGCCCGGGGCGGTGCGGAATTCGAGTTGCTGGATCTGGCTGATTACGAGCTGCCCCTGCTGGACGAACCGATGCCGCCGTCTCTGGGCAACTACCAGCACGAACACACCAAAGTCTGGGCGGCCACGATCGCCCGGTTCGACGGGTTCATTTTCGTTACGGCCGAATACAACCACTCCGTTCCCGGGGTCCTGAAGAACGCCCTGGATTACCTCTATGAGGAATGGAACAACAAGGCCGCTGGCTTCGTCTCCTACGGTAGCGCCGGCGGAGTCCGGGCGGCAGAAAACCTGCGCCTGATCGCCGGTGAACTGCAGATCGCCGACGTCCGCGCCCAGGTGGCGTTGCCCTTCGCCACCGACTTCGAAAACTTCACCACGTTCACGCCCAGCAACGCCGCGGAAGAAGCCCTGGAACCACTCCTTCAGCAGCTCATCGCCTGGGCCACAGCTCTCAAGACACTCCGCGCCTGA